The window CACTTCACGAAACGAAATACAGATTCGATAGGTCCCTAGTCTCCAAGCAAGAACTCAGGTATACCCTCATCACGTACTGAAACACAGATTGATGGACCGAATAGACCGTGAGGAGGTGGTGTACCAGTGACGATCAATTGGGTGACGACGGGGGTATCTGCGGTCGTCATTCTGGTCGCGTCCGTCGTACACGGAATCGCTGGGTTTGGCTTCGCGCAGGTTTCGATGGGACTGATGCCACTGTTCCGATCACCGTCTAGTGCGTCGATTATCTTCACAGCGACGGCAGTCGTGAGCAACGCCCGTGTCTGGTGGAGTGTCCGAGACGCGTTCGACTGGCAGAAGTGGATTGTCCCCGTCGGGGGACTCGTCGTCGGAATGCCACTGGGAATCTACGTGTTCAGCCAGTTCAACAAGGCACAGATGCGCGTCGCCATCGGGGCGGTCCTCGTGCTCGCAGTCATCATCGTCGGTGCGACCCAACAACTTGACGTCGTCACGGACTGGATCGAAGCACGGGACTACCGCCCGGGGAATCTCGTCGGCGCGACGGCTGGACTCTTTGCCGGGATATTCGGCGGGGCAGTTGCAGTTCCCGGCCCGCCGATGATCATCTACGGGGCGTTCATGTCCGCCAGCGGGTTCTGGAGCGATGAAGAGATGAAGGCGACGTTCACCGCCTTCTTTGGGACGCTCATGCTGTACCGACTCGGCAGTCTCACCTACACGGGAACGGTGACGACGCCGCTCATGATCGAAGCCCTCGTCGCAATCCCGATGGTGTTCGTTGGCGCGTGGATCGGGGTCTATATCTTCGACAACATCCCTGAACGCGTCTTCCAATGGGTCGTGCTGATACTACTGACCGTGAACGCGTTCGTCCTACTGTTCACAGCCATCCCACAACTCTAAGGGATGGTTGGCAAACGGTTTAATTCTGCATCGGTAACGGACCAGTTAATGGCAAAAAGATGGACCCGGCGAAATGCTCTTCGGTCACTTGGGACTATTGGAACTCTTAGTATTGCAGGCTGTCTTGGTTCGTCGAACGGACAGTCCTGGGATATCAAGGAAAACCTCGCTGTCACTAATGCCCAGCAGTACAATTCGCCCGGCTGTGGTTGCTGCAAACAGTATGCATCGTACTTTCGGGAAAACGCCGACGGGAAGCTTACCGAGACCGTCCCTGATG is drawn from Halorussus halophilus and contains these coding sequences:
- a CDS encoding sulfite exporter TauE/SafE family protein — its product is MTINWVTTGVSAVVILVASVVHGIAGFGFAQVSMGLMPLFRSPSSASIIFTATAVVSNARVWWSVRDAFDWQKWIVPVGGLVVGMPLGIYVFSQFNKAQMRVAIGAVLVLAVIIVGATQQLDVVTDWIEARDYRPGNLVGATAGLFAGIFGGAVAVPGPPMIIYGAFMSASGFWSDEEMKATFTAFFGTLMLYRLGSLTYTGTVTTPLMIEALVAIPMVFVGAWIGVYIFDNIPERVFQWVVLILLTVNAFVLLFTAIPQL